The Osmerus eperlanus chromosome 15, fOsmEpe2.1, whole genome shotgun sequence genome includes a window with the following:
- the spice1 gene encoding spindle and centriole-associated protein 1, with product MSFVRIGRSVPGQGKRPPVRSKKTSAPNKEWVSTVNDLSVHKLTPEEVSRRHEMHRSQNRAVAKWELRERVLRRRRKHTHPNSPGPLDRASISIIREVFSEHLQLQDVLARSDRAMAVVKDLFGDAPLRQTGFPSVTMAPDCGSDADLPVLQRPDPPTQLSLLSQSLMDTQALNEVEHLEDGDDHEEADPSSSFSSQSNMDTHSCRGNQRKGKAKPHRARGPQQQKMCQATPDQQGAVDNVAQTPCTSGASAGQAALNATVAVQRLRTKQNQMEPSERGEPSVLVTQVLNADHPLTLSGKKVRSSRANRGRSAEGSVLDGSNISSLSGNQSSLGLLQGLLAQVESELDGLGPAERPVSGAPGPRPQPSSHSLTGFSVALVSSLGRMASLLRQREEEARREARERSRLAEAVKEQRGLIDALTAETLALREESAALQAAVQHRTQELEHTVDTVVLALGGLGLLGGGQGLLGGDMSSEAAASDSGTLGCDRGPHDAVREPAVHPAVLLSPPRQRDSRQHSSVVRSLSLHQQTSRPAPTLSPAPSLCSLPRPSTASPMDHTLEEPNILSQDAMLAQIAELTRQNALIKTQLVQSRGHGSGHRSPRDHANRRGSGSSSAGREMPLSGPERQAPAPSTGRATPQMDAERDRGPTPSRAELQLSQQTVESDRPCVSSMEQRLLELNQQSAAARSRLLELIEQQQQSSSARGSPSVSPSVSPIPPHSLSTATASGRTPESSVSLPEQDPSPDCSGDRRRTGSAVSPQSVGTDSQGAVTRGGGVRGEGWFALSTHVR from the exons AGCACCGTCAACGACCTCTCTGTGCACAAGCTGACACCTGAAGAAGTG AGCCGTCGTCACGAGATGCACCGGTCCCAGAACAGGGCGGTGGCCAAATGGGAGCTGAGGGAGCGGGTTCTGAGACGGCGCcggaagcacacacaccccaacagccCCGGCCCCCTGGACCGAGCCAGCATCAGCATCATCAGAGAG GTTTTCTCAGAGCACCTGCAGTTGCAAGACGTTCTAGCCCGTTCTGACAGAGCCATGGCTGTGGTCAAAGATCTGTTTGGAGATGCCCCGCTCAGGCAGACCG GCTTCCCCAGTGTAACCATGGCTCCGGACTGTGGCTCGGACGCTGACCTGCCGGTCCTGCAGAGACCGGACCCTCCTACCCAGTTGTCTCTCCTCAGCCAGTCTCTCATGGACACACAA GCCTTGAATGAAGTGGAGCATTTAGAGGATGGAGACGATCATGAAGAAGCGGACCCCTCTTCATCCTTCAGCTCCCAGtccaacatggacacacacag TTGCAGAGGGAACCAGAGGAAGGGGAAAGCCAAGCCTCACAGAGCCAGAGGGCCGCAGCAGCAGAAGATGTGTCAAGCCACTCCTGACCAGCAGGGGGCGGTAGACAACGTTGCCCAGACGCCCTGTACCTCAGGGGCTTCTGCTGGGCAAGCAG ctCTCAATGCCACTGTGGCAGTCCAGCGGTTGAGGACCAAACAAAACCAGATGGAGCCGTCAGAACGTGGCGAGCCTTCTGTTCTGGTCACTCAGGTGTTGAACGCTGaccatcctctcaccctctccg gCAAGAAGGTTCGGTCGTCCAGGGCCAACAGGGGGCGCAGTGCAGAGGGCTCAGTGCTGGACGGCTCCAACATCAGCTCCCTGAGTGGAAACCAGTCCAGCCTGGGGCTGCTTCAGGGCCTGCTGGCCCAGGTGGAGTCAGAGCTGGACGGTCTGGGCCCGGCGGAGCGGCCTGTCAGCGGAGCCCCAGGACCAaggccccagcccagctcccacAGCCTCACAGGCTTCTCCGTAGCCCTGGTGTCCTCCCTCGGACGCATGGCCAGCCTCCTGAGACAG agggaggaggaggcgcggagggaggcgagggagaggagcaggctgGCGGAGGCTGTGAAGGAGCAGAGGGGGCTGATCGACGCCCTCACCGCTGAGACCCTGGccctgagggaggagagcgcCGCCCTGCAG gCAGCAGTGCAGCACCGGACACAGGAGCTGGAGCACACAGTGGACACGGTGGTGTTGGCTTTGGGAGGcctggggctgctgggaggaggccaggggctgctgggaggagacATGAGCTCTGAAGCAGCAGCGTCTGACAGTGGGACGTTAG GCTGCGATCGTGGACCCCACGATGCTGTTAGAGAGCCCGCTGTCCACCCTGctgtgctcctctctcctcctcgtcagAGAGACAGCCGCCAGCACTCCTCag TGGTTCGTTCCCTGTCTCTTCATCAGCAGACCTCTCGCCCCGCTCCGACCctcagccccgccccctccctctgcagccTGCCCCGCCCCTCCACCGCCTCCCCTATGGACCACACCCTCGAGGAACCGAACATACTCTCCCAGGACGCCATGCTGGCTCAGATCGCAGAGCTGACGCGCCAGAACGCCCTGATCAAGACTCAGCTGGTCCAGTCGCGAGGCCATGGCTCAGGCCACAGGTCACCCAGAGACCATGCCAACAGGAGGGGGTCTGGCTCCAGCAgcgcagggagagagatgcCTCTGAGCGGTCCGGAGAGGCAAGCGCCTGCCCCCAGCACAGGGAGGGCAACCCCCCAGATGGATGCTGAGAGAGACCGAGGCCCCACCCCTAGTAGAGCGGAGCTACAACTCTCACAGCAG ACTGTGGAGTCTGACAGGCCGTGTGTGAGCAGCATGGAACAGCGCCTCCTGGAGCTGAACCAGCAGAGCGCCGCAGCCAGGAGCAGACTGCTGGAGCTCatagagcagcagcagcagagcagcTCAGCCAGAgggtctccctctgtctccccctctgtctcccccatacCTCCACACTCCCTCAGCACCGCCACAG CCAGTGGAAGGACCCCAGAGTCGTCCGTGTCGCTGCCTGAGCAGGACCCCTCCCCGGACTGCagtggagacaggaggag AACCGGCAGTGCGGTCTCTCCACAGAGTGTTGGAACAGATTCTCAAGGAGCTGTGACTCGG GGaggtggggtgagaggagaaggCTGGTTTGCCTTGTCCACTCATGTAAGATGA
- the LOC134034970 gene encoding uncharacterized protein LOC134034970 has protein sequence MYQQTYQLLSICLSKGEKACCSFYQALNSEDPQLASDIREDPGASGPAEDLSALSLVSTAPSTVEAVQDTGETDAEDKLVSGNNPHSGVLQQVLALLDVCPGAGPSLNVCELGVAVGLPRRTVRESLLEEAGVGDVSQLRALTTLFLHKTQDAGRLLARVRECSTDRVLLSGRGGLLLKLLLEAEALFYTDTNLCTGHTLQDDQRDQDPKDRALLIFSYLLWEITAEALEDCGPGAELGGDVKAAVRLLKGSACVQAELLQELEECLTEGGTESLLQSIRVLAQVLRDLYPLQDSWRLSPPADGAVYSCHPHRLHRVTSFLGLASRITRRALCPGSLLETASLPSQYREVCLGIARLLDRVQPQGGATDLSQAPTSTITQHIHSILSLPAFRPQAFDAGVRHRILAVLEFDPVLLGLRLLLDLHRDTLMALGQYLKPCDQHSFQLVPETVQILGGAVLSWVGRVRGPVAIDNGMEEVLRFVISEPTSFLVRVFCRGYDEGKYFEVHEPRCVRVSGLGEEGVEGAQALGGTVLAREGNTVWMREGWQGQETKLEEVLERHSAQAHEEGCYFKVTSSVSECEVKVICKSGRLSAVVERNCEVV, from the exons ATGTACCAACAGACCTATCAGctcctgtccatctgtctgtccaaGGGAGAGAAGGCCTGCTGCAGCTTCTACCAAGCCCTGAACAGCGAGGACCCTCAGCTGGCTTCAGACATCAGGGAAGACCCAGGAG CCAGTGGTCCGGCAGAAGATTTGTCCGCTCTTTCCCTGGTCAGCACAGCTCCCAGCACCGTTGAGGCAGTGCAGGACACTGGAGAAACGGATGCGGAGGATAAGCTTGTCTCAGGAAACAACCCACACTCAG GTGTGCTCCAGCAGGTGTTGGCTCTGCTGGATGTGTGTCCAGGTGCAGGCCCCAGCCTTAACGTGTGTGAGCTGGGGGTGGCTGTGGGTCTGCCCAGACGGACGGTCAGGGAGAGCCTCCTGGAGGAGGCGGGCGTGGGGGATGTCTCTCAGCTCAGGGCTCTCACCACCCTGTTCCTCCACAAGACCCAGGACGCCGGCCGTCTCCTGGCCAGGGTTAGGGAATGCTCCACAGACA GGGTTCTGCTCTCTGGAAGAGGAGGCCTTTTACTGAAGCTGCTGCTGGAAGCCGAGGCCTTGTTCTACACTGACACCAATCTGTGTACCGGTCACACTCTCCAGGATGACCAGCGAGACCAGGACCCGAAAGACAGAGCGTTGCTAATCTTTAGCTATCTCCTCTGGGAGATCACGGCGGAGGCCCTGGAGGACTGTGGGCCTGGAGCAGAGCTGGGAGGGGACGTGAAGGCCGCGGTGCGCCTGCTGAAGGGGAGCGCGTGCGTGCAGGCCGAGCTGCTCCAGGAGTTAGAGGAGTGTTTGACTGAAGGGGGGACTGAGAGCTTGCTGCAGAGCATCCGAGTCCTGGCTCAGGTGCTGCGTGACCTCTACCCTCTCCAGGACAGTTGGAGGCTCTCCCCACCAGCAGATGGCGCCGTGTACTCCTGCCATCCACACAGGCTTCACAGAGTCACCTCTTTCCTGGGCTTAGCTTCCCGCATCACCCGCAGAGCCCTGTGCCCTGGGTCTCTACTGGaaactgcctctctccccagccaATACAGGGAGGTCTGCCTCGGCATCGCTCGCCTGCTGGACAGAGTACAACCACAGGGGGGTGCTACAGATCTCTCCCAGGCCCCCACTAGTACCATCACCCAACACATCCACTCCATCTTGTCCCTGCCGGCGTTCAGGCCGCAGGCCTTTGACGCAGGGGTGAGACACAGGATCCTGGCTGTGCTAGAGTTTGACCCTGTTCTTCTTGGCCTGAGACTGTTGCTGGATTTGCACAGGGACACACTGATGGCTCTGGGCCAGTACCTGAAACCTTGTGATCAGCACTCCTTTCAGCTCGTCCCAGAGACGGTCCAGATACTTGGAGGGGCGGTACTAAGCTGGGTTGGAAGAGTCAGGGGCCCTGTCGCCATCGACAACGGGATGGAGGAAGTCCTCCGATTCGTCATCTCTGAGCCAACTTCCTTCCTGGTCAGAGTATTTTGTCGCGGTTACGATGAGGGGAAGTACTTTGAGGTGCATGAGCcaagatgtgtgcgtgtgtcagggctgggggaggagggagtcgAGGGGGCCCAGGCTCTGGGGGGGACAGTGTTGGCTAGGGAGGGGAACACGGTGTGGATGAGGGAGGGCTGGCAGGGACAGGAGACAAAGCTGGAGGAGGTCTTGGAGAGACACTCTGCTCAGGCCCACGAGGAGGGCTGCTACTTTAAGGTCACCTCCTCAGTGTCAGAGTGTGAGGTCAAGGTTATCTGCAAGAGTGGAAGGCTGTCTGCCGTGGTGGAGAGGAACTGTGAGGTTGTTTGA